The following are from one region of the Myotis daubentonii chromosome 2, mMyoDau2.1, whole genome shotgun sequence genome:
- the RESF1 gene encoding retroelement silencing factor 1 isoform X9 gives MLVRFRRLQSNPRGSLLYATDGIVLDKAAGTKRGPDELSSACITTGPNSASAANGNDRKKFKDDSTTLKGDSKKLNGDNKLKIDSKKLNGDNKLKIDSKKLNGDNRLKIDSKKLKCDSKKLKGDSSKLNGDNKLKGDREKLKLKGVREKLKLKGDSRKSHGDKLKIDSAKLKGDGSKLNSDSKKTKGNSKKSTGDNRSSGVPSRVICIGELPGDVTEDEVIFLGLPFGKVTNFLMMKWRNQAFIEMNTEEAAITMVNYYTSMKLMLRGQPIYIQFSHQKELNTSSSHNQAQVPSALQALNSVKSKNVALAASAGAVGVGTIEAGPVVAMNVATVDVGTVDAVDVGAGPVSSVAVSAGCVGTGAVCSGTDDAGPADAAAADAGTLMTGQSPVLRIILENLSHPFSLDMLHQIFSNFGRVLKITTFAQNNMFEALLQFAEPLSAELAKVFLDSWNVFGCTVHVSFSTSSILKVKYNSSKSRVYTYPDLSWHDSQSLQDQAMALAFSAAPIMSAPVKSGAGFPSTLDIPQAAALCDPNELQALPPVAIPLVSGVATAEAGQIAIADPALMANHSVLGASTKEAGQIAIPGPAGAGNCVLLVKNLNPQRITIQNLFIIFGVYGDVQRAKIFFKNKTRALVQMADGIQAQLAMSHLNGQKLHRKRMIITVTPYKNVHLLHEGQADLGLTKDYSNSPLHRFRNACSKKFQNVFPPSENLFLSQIPPFTSAHNLKALFSSNGRLVKKLKFFKKYGSTALITMGSVEEAIQALIDLHYYDLGENHHLWVTFAKIPVDNFHLSRKQPLSKQLK, from the coding sequence ATGTTGGTTCGGTTCCGGCGCCTCCAGTCCAACCCCCGTGGGTCTCTTCTGTATGCAACGGATGGCATTGTCCTAGACAAAGCTGCTGGTACAAAGCGGGGACCTGATGAGCTCTCCTCTGCCTGCATAACAACAGGACCTAACTCAGCTTCCGCAGCAAATGGAAATGACAGGAAGAAGTTTAAAGATGACAGCACCACGTTGAAAGGTGACAGCAAGAAGTTGAATGGTGACAATAAGTTGAAAATTGACAGCAAGAAGTTGAATGGTGACAATAAGTTGAAAATTGACAGCAAGAAGTTGAATGGTGACAATAGGTTGAAAATTGACAGCAAGAAGTTGAAATGTGATAGCAAGAAGTTGAAAGGTGACAGCAGTAAGTTGAATGGTGACAATAAGTTGAAAGGTGACAGGGAGAAATTGAAGTTGAAAGGTGTTAGGGAGAAGTTGAAGTTGAAAGGTGACAGCAGGAAGTCGCATGGTGATAAGTTGAAAATTGACAGTGCGAAGTTGAAAGGTGATGGCAGTAAGTTGAACAGTGACAGCAAGAAAACGAAAGGCAACAGTAAGAAGTCCACAGGTGACAACAGAAGTTCAGGTGTTCCCTCCAGAGTGATCTGCATCGGGGAGCTCCCTGGGGATGTCACTGAGGATGAGGTCATTTTTCTGGGACTGCCGTTTGGGAAGGTCACCAACTTCCTGATGATGAAATGGAGAAACCAGGCATTCATTGAGATGAACACAGAGGAGGCTGCCATCACCATGGTGAACTACTATACCTCCATGAAACTCATGCTTCGAGGCCAGCCCATCTACATCCAGTTCTCCCACCAGAAGGAACTCAATACCAGCAGCTCACACAACCAGGCACAGGTCCCGTCAGCCTTGCAGGCTCTGAACTCAGTAAAGTCCAAGAACGTGGCTCTGGCTGCCTCGGCTGGTGCTGTGGGTGTAGGCACTATAGAAGCAGGTCCTGTTGTTGCTATGAATGTGGCCACTGTGGATGTTGGCACTGTGGATGCTGTGGATGTGGGGGCGGGCCCTGTGAGCTCAGTAGCTGTGAGCGCAGGCTGTGTGGGCACGGGTGCTGTATGCTCAGGCACTGATGATGCAGGCCCTGCGGACGCAGCTGCTGCGGATGCAGGTACGTTGATGACTGGCCAGAGCCCAGTGCTCAGGATTATCTTAGAGAACCTTTCCCACCCATTCTCCCTGGACATGCTTCACCAGATCTTTTCCAATTTTGGCAGAGTTTTGAAAATCACCACTTTCGCCCAGAACAACATGTTCGAGGCACTGCTGCAGTTTGCTGAACCATTGAGCGCCGAGCTCGCAAAGGTGTTTCTGGACAGTTGGAACGTCTTCGGTTGCACAGTTCACGTCAGCTTTTCCACCTCTTCCATCCTCAAGGTGAAGTACAACAGCAGCAAGAGCCGAGTCTACACCTATCCTGACCTATCCTGGCATGACAGCCAGTCCTTACAGGACCAGGCCATGGCCTTGGCCTTCAGTGCTGCTCCGATAATGTCAGCCCCTGTGAAATCAGGAGCTGGTTTTCCTTCCACCCTTGATATTCCTCAAGCTGCAGCCCTCTGTGATCCCAATgagctccaggccctgccccctgtggCCATCCCCTTGGTGTCAGGGGTAGCAACAGCAGAAGCAGGCCAGATTGCCATCGCAGACCCTGCACTTATGGCCAACCATTCGGTGTTGGGGGCATCAACAAAAGAAGCAGGTCAGATTGCCATCCCAGGCCCAGCAGGGGCTGGAAATTGTGTCCTGCTCGTCAAGAACCTCAACCCTCAGAGAATCACAATCCAAAACCTCTTCATTATTTTCGGTGTGTATGGCGATGTCCAGCGGGcgaagattttctttaaaaataagacgCGAGCTCTGGTGCAGATGGCTGATGggatccaggcccagctggcCATGAGCCACCTTAATGGGCAGAAGCTGCACAGAAAGCGTATGATCATCACGGTCACCCCGTATAAAAATGTGCATCTGCTTCATGAGGGCCAGGCAGACCTGGGCCTCACCAAAGACTACAGCAACTCACCCTTGCACCGCTTCAGGAATGCATGCTCCAAGAAGTTCCAGAATGTTTTCCCACCCTCAGAGAACCTGTTCCTCTCCCAGATACCACCCTTCACATCCGCACACAACCTCAAGGCCCTCTTCTCCAGCAATGGCAGACTTGTCAAAAAATTGAAGTTCTTCAAGAAGTACGGGAGCACGGCGCTGATCACAATGGGTTCAGTGGAAGAGGCAATCCAGGCGCTCATTGACCTGCACTATTATGACCTGGGAGAAAACCACCACTTGTGGGTGACCTTTGCCAAAATACCTGTTGACAACTTTCATCTTTCTAGAAAACAGCCACTTTCAAAGCAGCTGAAGTGA